Proteins found in one Pirellulales bacterium genomic segment:
- a CDS encoding RNA polymerase sigma factor, producing the protein MADSPSDFPIARLVVDHHADVYRYAYRLCGSTADAEDLTQQTFLAAQVKLTQLRAVESARAWLFAILRNCYLKSRRRAPLPAANVELNVNEIPAQPPPESVVDRERLQAALNALPDDYKLVLLLFYFEEYSYREIADRLDIPLGTVMSRLSRAKGQLRGRLFELELQATGSRAAAVIHSSP; encoded by the coding sequence ATGGCGGATAGCCCAAGCGATTTTCCCATCGCACGATTAGTCGTCGATCACCATGCCGACGTGTACCGATACGCCTACCGCTTGTGCGGCTCGACGGCCGATGCCGAAGATCTGACCCAGCAGACCTTCTTGGCGGCGCAGGTCAAGCTGACGCAATTGCGCGCGGTCGAAAGCGCCCGGGCATGGTTGTTTGCGATTCTGCGGAATTGCTACTTGAAATCGCGTCGCCGCGCACCGTTGCCTGCGGCGAACGTGGAATTGAACGTCAACGAAATCCCTGCTCAGCCGCCCCCTGAAAGCGTGGTCGACCGCGAGCGATTGCAAGCGGCGCTGAACGCCTTGCCAGACGATTACAAACTTGTGCTGTTGCTATTTTATTTTGAGGAATACTCCTATCGCGAGATTGCCGACCGGCTGGACATTCCGCTGGGAACGGTGATGAGCCGGCTCTCCCGCGCCAAAGGGCAACTGCGCGGACGGCTGTTCGAGTTGGAGTTGCAAGCGACGGGTAGCCGCGCCGCGGCGGTTATTCATTCTTCGCCGTAA